The Strix uralensis isolate ZFMK-TIS-50842 chromosome 26, bStrUra1, whole genome shotgun sequence nucleotide sequence TAGTGGTCTCCAGCAGGGTTGGCCGTTTGCAGAGACCAGGAAGCAGAGGGATAAACAGAGCGATGAACGGCAGGTGGCCAGGCTCTCTGACATGAAGTCCAACACTGGGATGGTATTTTGATACTAGTTAGCGTTGCAAAGTATCAGCGTAAAACACTAAAGGAAAACACGCGTGCAGAAGACACATACACAGGGAATTTACATTATACCATGAAATGAAAGATTTGACAGAGCAAACTGTGATGGTGGGatccaggctgggcagggagccTGCTCAGGAGCTGTTTGTAATGCTGGTTTCCCCTCTCGTCGGCCCATCTTCCAATAAAGAATTCCTGGTGGAGATTTCCGGAACCACGGTGACAATCACATGTCCCTTGACTGAAGGCAGCATAGCATGGGTGTTCAGAGATAAAAAACTGACCAGCGATGAGAGGAAGTACGTTATAGAGAATCACGACAGCTCTCCTGCCATCGTGAGTTGTTCATCAAGTGGTAAGAAGTATGAAATGCACCTGCATGCCAGAGGTGAGTGGAAAAGCGCTCTGCCTACGGGCTAAAGATAACGGCTACACATTTCAGTGACAGATATTAGGAGCTGAGACCTGATTTTtagtgctgctgggctgggtggaCGTGGGTCTGCTGAGGCCCTTCCTGATTTGTGTAGGCAGAAAAAGAATCCAAGAGCACATGTTTGGCAAAAGGAATCTCCCTGCACTCTATGCCTTTCCCTTCTGCTGTCCTCAAGCTGGTTGCATGTCAATGGTTCCCACATATACACTGCACGATCTTTTTTATGCCACTTCTGCCATGATACAGGGCAAGAGTAATGTCTCACAGAGGCCAGAGGCACTTCTTACCTTGCAGAGGGGAAACCTCCCATCTGGAGCACACAGCCTGGTTTCTGAGACCCATCCACGAGGAGGAGTTTAGCCCCACCCTGACAGAGTGATTTAAGCCTCTGAGCCATTTGAAATCGGGGCAGTTGCTCTGCATTCAGGACTTAAGAGTCCAGCATAGGCAGAGGGGGGCAATGATCTAGGAGATGTTTTGCACGCTCAGGCCATGCAAACAGCAGAGGGTAGCGAAGGAGGTTACACACACACCAGCCCCCTGGCCATGTCTGCTTGCAGACCAAAATGGCAGGGCGGAGAGAATGGCCTGTCCCCTTCCCTTTTGGTagctctttcctccttcccaccagAAGTGTATCTTTTCTGCTAGCACCATGCAGATGGGTGAGGTGGACTTTCCTTGCTGGAAAGGAAGGGTGCCTGTCTCTGAGCGCCTTCATCTCTCCTCCTGGCAGTGTGTGCAAACTGTGAGGAGCTGGATGCCTTGGCAGTGACAGGGATCATCACTGCGGATCTTCTCATCACCTTCGGGGTGCTGATTCTGGTCTATTACTTCAGCAAAGACAGGAAGGGGAGAGCGAGCGCTAGTGCTGGCAGTCGGCCACGAGGTAAGAGCCGTTTCAGGCGTCTCTGCTCTCCACGATGTCTGCTAAGCACTAAATTCAGCACTTTCCCCTGTCGAGTGCCCTCTCTTCCCCCCAGATCTCCAAGATCTCACCAAACAATGCTCCTGCTTGCTGCATCTGTGGCTCTGGGCTGCTCTCTTATATGGGATGGGTGTGGCTGCCGTGTGGTGTCCGAGGCTTCCTGCCCATAGGAAACCATTTCACAGGCTGCTGTGGCGCAGCGCTGGGTCTGTGCTGAAGCAAACCCTCTATGACGGATGCTCAACTTGCAAGTGTAGCTGCAAACCCAGCCTGGCCCCGGCCCACTCAGCTGCTGTCTCAGGCAATAAAAGACCAAGAATTAGGCCCACACGCGGAACATGTGATTAGAAATCGTGGTGTTATTAAAACTATAAATTTGAATTTCTGGCTTCTGAGGCCATGGTTTGGTGACCCAGTGGGTCCAGCAGTGGGGCTCATGGGTTATAAATGCCAGGGCAAAGTGAACGTCCCTCGTGCTGTGTTATGTGAATTATCACCTCTCTTTGCCTCTGTTGCAGGTCAGAAGATGCAGCGTCCTCCCCCCGTTCCAAACCCGGACTATGAGGTATGGAGCACCTGcattttttccatctctctttGCTGGCTGGGGAGGGATGGCCAGAGCTGGGGATCTGTAGCATTTACCCAATTTGCTCCTTTGGAGAAGTGTCCAGTCAACCTCCAAGCTTTtccaggagcagaggaaaaaggtgGCGAGGGTGGAGCCCCTtctcctggtgctgctgcagggagtCGGGAGAAGAACTGCAGCTTCCTGAGCCCTGCGCACCTGCCAGAGCAGCGCCGCGCCTGCTCCCTCTGTTGTGCTTTTCCCCACGTATTGTGGGGACTGGGACCCTGGCGTTATTTGAGGGTGTGTTAACAAGAATTCCCGAGCTAACATCTCTGCTGTTCCCACAGCCCATCCGGAAAGGCCAGCGGGAGGTGTATGCAGGCCTGGAACCGAGGGGCTTCTGAAATTCCCCCGGATGGCgggctggaaaacagcagcagagggGATAAGTGCTTGTGCCCAGCTCGGTACCGCTTCTCTGCAGGTCTGCCGAGGCCCAGGTGTTTTGGGGTAAGCCAGGTGGCTACACAGGACAGGCACCCCGCTTCTGTCCGCTGTCCCACCCCGATGCGTTCCTTCGGTTTGACattagggaaaagaaacaaatgagcACACTGGCAAGAGCGGTTTTCCTTCTCATTAAAGGACTGCAGCCTCCCTTGTGGTTCCTGGCCTCCTGTTCCCTCGCACTTCTCTCTCTGCTCCAGTTGCATGCTCTGGTTTTCCCTCCCATTTAATTTCTGCCCTGAGTGGCTCCACGTGCTCCCTGTGCCTCCTTGGGTAGCTAGTGGGCAAAGAGTGGGTTCTTCTCAGAGTGACTGGCCTCTGACCTTGTCCTGCTCTCGTGGTCAGAGCCGATCTTCACTTTGCTGCCCAGAATCGTAACAAAAGGAACGGAGGTGGTCAgcatatcaaaaataaaaatggtacattttcataaaaaactactgctttgaatgaaaatatttaagtcacaaagaacagttttcctttaaaaaattgaGAAGCACTTCTACCAGCACATGCAGAGCGACCTGTCCATCCCCCAGCCCTTCTGTAGGAAATGAGTGGGGCTGAGTACTGCTGCGCATGCAGCGACCTTTATGTTTCAGACCTTCGGCAGAACATCCTCACAGGGACACGTGAGGATTTGGCACCTTCCCAAGCCATCTGAAAGCCTTCTCTTAGGAAATTTAAGTGCTTGGCTTAAATCTTTGTTGTTATTAAATAGGGGGCTCTTAGATATTTCAGCTAAGATTTGAACCCCCACTTAGCAATGAGTATCAGCTTTGCAGTCTGAGACAACACAACAGGGATTTTCATGTTTCCCAGCCTGGAACTGAGAGCCTTTGGCTCAGCCCCAGGACTAGCACTCTGCTCTGACACAGCTTGTTTGCTGGAATTGAAATTAATCCATTGGGGCCACAGAGATAAAGCCCAGGACCTACAAAATCCAAGAGAGCATCAAGCCCTTTTGCTAGGCTGCCCTCATCTCAGAGACATCGTGGACTCCATTTGTACTGATATGCTATAGCATAGTCTAGGATGAACGCATTTCTTTGGGTCTGTTGTACCCTAAGGGGTGTACAAGCACATTTGCTGGTGGACTTTCATCTTCCAGAGCTATCGCTCTTAGAGATTCTTGTGATTTGTCCTTTGCTGCTGccctttctctccccatttcagcTCTGTAACTTGAGTTCTGCCAAAGATGACGGGCTGCTTTGCCATTGGTAAAGAtccattttaacttttttatatccatttaaaaactgtaatatattaataaaatggaaacagcACCCCCAGGTATGCAttggaaaatatttcctctgtgtttttatcTCTGTTAGAGAAAACCAGTTTTTGTTAAGGGGAGTTCCCAGGTCAGGAGTAGCCCGAGGCAGCGAGAGCTCCTGTGGGCCTGTGTTGACTCACCTTGCAGCAGCCTAGGAGGGGTTTGGGAGCAGACTGTACCAGGACAGGGGACAACTCCATGTACAGAAATACACCGCTGTGCCTAGGAGAGCCGGGCctgagagcagggcaggggccgACAGGAgctgggcagtggggctggggctgctgtcTGGGGCCAAGCGAAACAGCTGGGGCCCCACGCACTCAATATAGGGATTTGAAATCTGCCTGATGTTAAAAGCTGTGGtttccaaagcagcagcaagggGACAGTAATAAGAAGGGCCCAAAAGATGCTGTGATGCCTGGGAACATTTCTGGTCTAACACTGGCTGAGCAAGCCACATTTCTGTTGCTCTTTGGAGCAGCAGAGCAACAGTTCTGAagaaaggaaacagcagcagtgatgggggCCGGGGGTGGTTCAAGCCTTGAGTTTCAGCATGGGGAGATGAACACCCAGCAAGTTTCATGCTTCAGGTTGCTGTGCTTACCCTGCAGGATGTGGTTTTAAAGGCAGCACAGCTGGGTTTACCGTACAAGGTGCTAAACATGTAGGAGGGAGATTGCAAGATACAAAGAGCACTAAGCCCTGGCAGCTCTAAAAAGACGCTGGGCCATGTTCTCAGCTTCTGCAAAACATCACTGCTGCAGGGGTGCTTGCTCGGGCCAGCCGTACAGCCCATTACCACGAATGGGATGCGAGAAACTCAGACCAGTCTGGGTGTACAAGGTCTAAAGTTTGGTTCAAGCTACACCCCGATGCTTCTGCCACCATTTACGGGGCTGCATCTTTGCCTAGTGTTTGCCTCAACCAGAGCCATCCCAGAGTCTCCTTAGCGCAGGGAGATCAGTGTCCATCCAGTGACAACACCTTTCTCCTCTGTGCTTAGCTGCGctgtagaaatatttctttgtccTCCCGAGGGTGAGATGCTGAGGAGCCTCTCACAAATAACCCAGATGTAAATGTTGCCCCTGCTGTGTCTTCGATTTGTGCAGAGCATACCCACCCACTCTGCTTCGGGTTTCTCCTGCTCTTTGCGTGTGGTTACCCACCTTTGCTCCCTGCTTCGAGATCTGATGGTGATGAAAGCGCTCTGAACTGGGCAGTCTGCTGGTCACTTTTTTACAAGGTCCTACCCAGATCACTTTGCAGACCAGAGGCAGGTATTGGCATATTCTACCTGCAACAGCCATAGCGGGCTCACCCTTCACTGGAGCAGGTTAGGACAGAAGAACCACTAAGGTATTATTTTGCTCCTGTGAAGAGCAAAATGTCACATAAAGAGCTGACACGATAGGAAAGCAGGTCCCTTTCTTGTTCACCATCCGTAAGGCTGATCACACCCTGATTCCTGTAAGGGCACGTGGGGTGCACCcacagctctgcacagcctcTGTGTTGTTTGCTGGGTCAGACATGTCACAGATTTGCGGCCAGTTTTTACTGAGTGTTAACTCTTTTGGTGCTTACTTTATAGCAGAGTCACAAGGCAATTCACAGCCTGGTGCTCTCTAAAGCCTGCCACACAGATTCttagaaaagcaggaaaacacaaCCT carries:
- the CD3E gene encoding T-cell surface glycoprotein CD3 epsilon chain produces the protein MRLERALPLLGLLLCGVGTAAQQDDIEAQKEFLVEISGTTVTITCPLTEGSIAWVFRDKKLTSDERKYVIENHDSSPAIVSCSSSGKKYEMHLHARVCANCEELDALAVTGIITADLLITFGVLILVYYFSKDRKGRASASAGSRPRGQKMQRPPPVPNPDYEPIRKGQREVYAGLEPRGF